One stretch of Thalassovita sp. DNA includes these proteins:
- the grxC gene encoding glutaredoxin 3: MPNVEIYSSPLCGFCHAAKRLLQEKGVEFTEYNVLTDPALKPKMIERANGGRTVPQIFIDDVHVGGCDDLYALESAGKLDPMLAA; this comes from the coding sequence ATGCCGAACGTAGAAATCTACTCCTCCCCGCTTTGTGGGTTTTGCCACGCCGCCAAACGCCTGCTGCAGGAAAAGGGTGTCGAGTTCACCGAATATAACGTGCTGACCGATCCGGCGTTGAAGCCGAAAATGATTGAGCGCGCCAATGGCGGCCGCACCGTGCCGCAGATCTTTATCGATGATGTACATGTGGGTGGTTGCGATGACCTTTATGCGTTGGAAAGCGCGGGCAAGCTTGACCCGATGCTGGCGGCCTGA
- a CDS encoding ComF family protein, whose product MAWPTIQTALRVIYPPRCLGCGSLVETEAGLCPSCWREVQFIGGLVCDQCGLPLPGESDQDERCDDCLRLERPWQRGRAALLYEGQGRQLVMALKHGDRQDIAPIAARWMAQVAVPVLLPETLITPVPLHWTRMLKRRFNQAALLAEALAQYTGHAYCPDLVQRMRATQSTKGQGREARFAEMQGAFRIHPRRRHRLIGRPVCLVDDVMTSGATLAAVSEACLAAGASHLSVLLLARAQKSPYISGNA is encoded by the coding sequence ATGGCTTGGCCCACAATTCAAACAGCGCTGCGGGTGATTTACCCGCCCCGGTGTCTTGGCTGCGGCAGTCTGGTGGAAACGGAGGCCGGCCTGTGCCCGTCCTGCTGGCGGGAGGTGCAATTCATCGGTGGGCTGGTCTGCGACCAATGCGGTCTGCCACTGCCGGGCGAATCGGATCAGGATGAGCGGTGCGATGATTGCCTGCGGCTGGAACGGCCCTGGCAGCGGGGGCGCGCTGCGTTGCTTTACGAAGGGCAGGGGCGGCAGCTGGTCATGGCACTAAAGCATGGTGATCGTCAGGACATCGCGCCAATTGCGGCCCGATGGATGGCGCAGGTTGCGGTGCCAGTGCTGCTGCCCGAAACGCTGATCACCCCGGTGCCGCTGCATTGGACGCGGATGCTCAAACGGCGTTTCAATCAGGCGGCGCTGCTGGCGGAGGCCTTGGCGCAGTACACCGGACATGCCTATTGCCCCGATCTGGTGCAGCGGATGCGTGCCACGCAATCGACCAAGGGGCAGGGGCGTGAGGCGCGGTTTGCTGAGATGCAGGGCGCCTTTCGCATTCATCCCCGCAGGCGGCACCGGCTGATTGGCCGGCCGGTCTGTCTGGTGGATGATGTGATGACCAGCGGGGCGACCCTGGCCGCGGTGTCCGAGGCCTGTCTTGCAGCGGGTGCATCTCACCTATCCGTTCTGTTACTGGCGCGGGCGCAAAAATCTCCCTACATATCGGGAAACGCCTGA